The genomic interval CGAAGGACTCCGCCATCAGGGCCGAGAGCGCGGCCGCGCCATCCGTCACCTCGACGAGCTGGGCGGACAGGCCGGCCTGGTGCAGGGCACGCCGCACCGCCAGCCGGTCCACCTCGTCGTCGTCCGCCACCAGCAGGCGCAGCGGTTGTTCCTCCATGTGCTCCTCGGCCCTCACGGCATCTCCACCCGCATCCAGTATGTGTTGAGCGCCGCCATCAGCTCCACGAAGGCCGGGAAGGCGACGGGTTTGACGAAATAGCCGGCCACGTTGAGCGCGTAGCTCTCCCCCCGGTCCCGGTCGTCGTTGGACGTGGTGAGCATCACCACCGGCGTGGGGCGCAGCTCCGGATCCGTCCGCAGCGCGCGCAGGAACTCGAGTCCGTTCATCCTTGGCATGTTGATGTCCAGGAGGACGAGCCGGTTGGTGGCCGGCACCGCGCCCGAGCGCAGCATCTCCAGCGCCTGCAGCCCGTTGTTGGCGACGTAGAGGGGGTTGTGGATGGCGTTCTGCTTGAAAGCACGCTGGACGTTCATCACGTCCACGGCGTCGTCTTCC from Archangium lipolyticum carries:
- a CDS encoding response regulator: MARKTLHILLVEDDAVDVMNVQRAFKQNAIHNPLYVANNGLQALEMLRSGAVPATNRLVLLDINMPRMNGLEFLRALRTDPELRPTPVVMLTTSNDDRDRGESYALNVAGYFVKPVAFPAFVELMAALNTYWMRVEMP